Within the Sphingobacteriales bacterium genome, the region TATTTAAGTTTATCCGCAACAACCGCGAACAGTACGATGTTATTTTTGCCGGACCGCCCTACCCTTTGCCTCATCTCGATACCATTCCCGACCTCATCTTTGAGCATCACTGCCTCCAAGCTGAAGGCTGGCTGATATTGGAGCACAATCCGCAGCATCATTTTGACGAACACCCGTATTTTTTGCAAAAGAAAAATTACGGTACTACCATTTTTAGTATTTTTGAACAGCCTTGATATTTTTTTCATCATCAAAAAAAAATAGAGATAATTTTTATATCTGAGCTTTATTATGATAAAGGTTTTTTTCTTACATATCTCTGCTATGCTTTTAATATTGTTGCAATTTCAGTTTTCTTTTTGGAAAAAAAAGCCGAAGTTGCCTGTCCCTGCTGCCGTTTCGTGCAATTGCAACGATGTATCGGCGTATGCGCCTGATACTCTCCACCCCGAACACACCCCGTTGCGCTGGGTACGACTCAATTTTCATATCATTGATGCCGCTCGCGATACCCAACTCAATTTTACCCGTGAGCAGGGTAAAGCTTTTGCATACGCTTTGATAGATGAATGTAACCGCCGCCTCGCCGAAAATGTAAAAATGAATATACCGCCCGACAATAACACTCCTGTTTTGCCTTTGCGATTTCGTTATGTGATTGAAGGCGAAAATGGTGATGACGGCATTTATTATCATCGCCACGATTCGCTGTGTTTTTACAACAAAACGCACCGCAGCAAAGATTTTAGCCTTTTTTCTGATGTACAATTTGATGCTTATGGCGTGCGCAAAGGAGAAGTATTGAATGTATTTTTGCTGGAACACCACCCCGACAGCATCGCTTCCAAAACCTACAAAACTTCTTCGGACGGCGTGGGCAAAAGCAAATACCTTAAAATGGCAAATGCTTACCATCAGTTTGTAAATGGCAGCAACTACAACATGCAAGATGCCGTAGAAAACTTTGCGCGGCTTTTTAATCACGAAATGGGACACTCGCTGGGGCTGCCACATACATGGGCTACCGAGGACGGCTGCGCCGATACCCCCAAAAACCGAAACTGCTGGTATATAGACCCCAACGACCCGGGCTGCGATGAGTGGGGCGAAGTATCTAATAATGTAATGGATTACAATGCTTTTCAGCGTGCATATACGCCTTGCCAACTTTCCAAAATTCACTATAATTTTAATCAGCCCGATTTTTCGCAACGCAAACTCCTGCGTCCGGTATGGTGCAACTACGATGCCGCCGAAACCCTTACCATTCGCTGGGGCGAAGATGTACGCTGGTGTGCCGCCCGCGATTTGCAGGGCGATGTAGTGGTAGATTCGGGTGCTGTACTCACCATTGCCTGCCGCCTCAATATGGCAGAAAATGCCAAAATAATTGTGCGCCCGGGCGGTACTTTGCGCTTAGATGCCGCACAAATCAATAATATATGTGGCAAAAAATGGCAGGGCATAGAATTAAAAAAATCGTTTTTTTGGGGTAAAGGAAAATTGGATACCCTCCACCACCCCCAGCTCCTAAACTGCGAAAAAGGTATCTTTTAAAAAATAATTTCCATCTCTTGAAAATTTAGCGACAAAAATATCAAAGTATTCTGGTCATATCCAGTAAAAACATCGCAAACAAGTCGCCATTGCAGGGGCATAAAGTAGTATAAAGTAATGGCAACATCATAGCCAATTTTGACAAGACACACTGGTCTTTCGCCTTCTGGAATTCAACGTTTACCAAAATGATATTAGTGTCATTTAGATCTTTATTTGGTATAATACCATTAAAACAACTATTTGGCATAGTTATTATGGTATGGTAATTATGTCATTACCCATAGAACTTATCATAAAAGAGTCAGCAGATTACCTAAAACAGCTACATAAAAAAGCCAAAAGGAAGGGCGTTTCTAAAATAAAGATGTTGATGAATATCCAAAGCGGTATCCACCACAATCATCTTCTTGCCATCAAGTCAGGGGCTTCTGTGCGTTCGATAAACAGGTGGAAAGCTACTTACCAATCGCAGGGACTTGATGGATTGCTCAGGGACAATAGAGGTGGTGATTTCCGTAGCCAACTCGAGACAGCAGACAAGGAGCGGATATCGCAAAAGCTAAAAGATCCCAAGAATGGGTTGCGCACCTACAAAGAAGCACAGCAGTGGCTGAAGTCGGAGTTGGGTATTGAAAAGCAATACAATACGGTAAGGATGTATCTGAAGCGAAACTTTGGCACAAAACTCAAGGTGGGTAGAAAAAGCCATATCAAAAAGGACGAAGCGGCGGTTGATTCTTTTAAAAAAACTTATCAAACACGCTAGAAGGCATTAAAAATAAGGAGTTTCGTCTTTCAGGCTGCCAGTGTATAAATATTTATGTTGCTGACGAAAGCAGGGTCGGGTTATTGCCCAATATAAGACGATGCCTTACCGCAAAGGGCGTAAAACCCATCGTAGCTTACCAACATCGCTTCCAAAACTTTCTATCTCTTTGGTGCCTATTCCCCCATCAACGGAGACAATCTTACCTTAGAAATGCCTTACTGTAATACGGTCTGCTTTCAAATATTTATAGATAAACTCTCCGTACAAAAGCCTGAAGAATTCAAGATAATTCTACTTGACAATGGTGCTTTTCACCACAGCCGACAATTGGTAATTCCTAAAAATATTCATCTGTTGTTTATTCCTCCTTACTCTCCCGAATTAAACCCCGCAGAGATGATATGGCGATTCATCAAGGGCAAAACTGCTAACATTATTTGCAAAGATCTGGAAGAACTCTCCGCCAAAGTCACTGATATTATCAACGATATGAGTAACGTTATCATTCAATCCATTACAGGTTGGAAACTTTTTACAAACTGTGCCATTTAGATGTTTATTTGGTATAAGATGTTTACATTTTCACCCAGTTCAGATATACGGGTGCGGCAGTGCTGTTTTCTTCTGTAATATGAATTTGATACCAACCGGCGGGCAAATGGGCAATTTGCAAAGGCAGCAGCATATTTTCGCCTGGCAGTGGCGGTTGCATGATATATCTGCTCCAAGGTTCTGCCATATAGGTCGGTGAGCGTAATATGCAAGCGTTCGTTGCTGCGGCAAATGCCACTGATGTACAGCACATCGCTCGCCGGATTGGGTGCAAGACTCCAAAGAGCCGGACTTGCAGAGGTCGCCGGAGCAGTGGTTTTGGCGGTCGGCTCAAGCGGGAGCAATTGAGGGGTATTGTCGGCGACAACCTGAGCGGCGGGCGTTATCTGGCAAGCGGCGATATGCGCCCAAAAATCTGCCCCTGCATCGGCACGAAAACCCGCTATCAAATCTATTTTTTCGCCTGCTTTATATTCCACCATTGCGCCATTGAGTACAATGTTATTCGCAACAATGCTGTTTTGGCTCTGTTGCAAAATGGTATCATTGTCGGCGTATAAAGTACTGACAGACAGCGTAATGGCACAATCTATCCACACAGTAATTGTTGTCCAGTTGCTTTCGGCTTGCTGCTCGCTGATGGTACGCGCCGATACTGACCCTGCGCCTGTATTTTCCCACAAAATTTGCACCCACCAGCCCTGCGGATGCATCGCCACGATTGTACCGCCTTCGGCTGCCCAGCAATATTGCGTATCGGCGGTGGGGTTGCTGATGGTATATATTTCTGCTTCGGCGGCATTGGGGGCGGTGTTTCCGACAAAAATGGGAGCGGTGGGCTGCATACGGGCATAAAAGAAATCGCTGATTTTAGCCACTATTTCTAACCAGTTTT harbors:
- a CDS encoding transposase, yielding MASKTFYLFGAYSPINGDNLTLEMPYCNTVCFQIFIDKLSVQKPEEFKIILLDNGAFHHSRQLVIPKNIHLLFIPPYSPELNPAEMIWRFIKGKTANIICKDLEELSAKVTDIINDMSNVIIQSITGWKLFTNCAI
- a CDS encoding winged helix-turn-helix domain-containing protein produces the protein MSLPIELIIKESADYLKQLHKKAKRKGVSKIKMLMNIQSGIHHNHLLAIKSGASVRSINRWKATYQSQGLDGLLRDNRGGDFRSQLETADKERISQKLKDPKNGLRTYKEAQQWLKSELGIEKQYNTVRMYLKRNFGTKLKVGRKSHIKKDEAAVDSFKKTYQTR